The genomic stretch AGATTCGGCAATTATTGTTAAACCTGATTCGAAACAGTATTGAGGCCATGCCAAGAGGTGGTCAATTGATCATTCAAACACAATACAAAGATGACAAGGTTATCCTTTCTGTCAGTGATCAAGGTTCTGGAATTCCTGACCATGTATTAGAAAATATCGGAACTCCATTTATCACAACGAAAGATTCTGGAACAGGGTTAGGATTACCGATCTGCTACCAGATTGCTCACAGGCATAATGCAAATATTAAAATCGATACTGATGGTAGCGGTACTACAATATCTATTTTTTTCACAATACATAATTGATTTAGATTTAATCCTTTTCGACATTATGTGGAAAAGGATTTTTTATGCCTAAAAAACATTCTACAAATTTCTTCCTATTTTTACATAATTTTCGAGGATTTATACCCTTTCTCTCCGTATCCCTAATTAGGGAGGTGATGTTTATGATTGTGTGAGGTTACTTAACTTTGCATTATTATAACATTTACAAAGGAGAGGAACGTATGAGTTTAGAACAAAAGATCCAAAAAACATCGGAAGTAATGAACACAATACAAATAGGTATTGCCAATTCATCCGAGGAAAAAGAATCAATCTATCATTTTCGTTTTCAAACTTATGTAGAGGAAATGTCCAAAAATCCAAAAGACATAGATTATAATAATAAACTTCTTTATGACGACCTAGATGATCAAGCTATACTTCTCTATGCAACATCCAATTCAACAATGATTGGAACAGCCCGAATCAATATTGGAAAACTAATAAACTTCTCAGATAATCTAATAAATTGTTTAGCATTAGATGAATTTCCTAATGACTGCTCCCCAGTAGGCGAACATCAATTTGCACTTCTTACCAAATTAATGGTCGCCCCCGCTTATCGAAGCACTCCTGCACTCTATCTTCTTATAGCTAAATGCTACGAAATTTGCTCACTCAACCAAGTACAATACGGGTTTGGTGCATGCAATTTCCATTTGTTACGTCTTTACGAACAAATGGGCTTCCGGCGTTATAAAAGTAACTTTACTGACCCCGGTTATGGATTATTATCGCCAATAGTAATGTTAGCCGATGATGTCCAACACTTTAAAGCTGTCCGCTCACCGCTTTTTAGAATGGCGCGTAAAAAAAGCAACTTAAATATAGCGTCGGTAGAATGGTTCCATGAGAAATATGTCAAACCTGGCACCATCATTAACAGTCAGTTAATTACAGAAGAAGAGCTTTGGTCCATCATATGTGCTCATTTGCCGAATTCTCCCACTGAAACCTTTACCCTTTTAAAAGGGCTTTCAGAAGAAGAGGCAAAAACCTTCCTCCATTCCTGCAGCAGCTATATTCACTGCGAAACCGGTGAGTTAATTACACCGCAAGGCGATGTCAGCTACTCCCACAATCTACTGCTATCCGGCAAGTTAAAATCCTTGACCCTCCAGCGCCCTGCTAAGGAGTATGCCCGACCGGGTCAGCATTTTGGTGCCAATGGCTTAACAGAACATACTAAGCACACCGAAGACATTATCGTCACCAGTCCGGCCGAGATTCTGGTATTGTCCGGTATGGCCTTCCAGCGC from Propionispora hippei DSM 15287 encodes the following:
- a CDS encoding N-acyl amino acid synthase FeeM domain-containing protein; the encoded protein is MSLEQKIQKTSEVMNTIQIGIANSSEEKESIYHFRFQTYVEEMSKNPKDIDYNNKLLYDDLDDQAILLYATSNSTMIGTARINIGKLINFSDNLINCLALDEFPNDCSPVGEHQFALLTKLMVAPAYRSTPALYLLIAKCYEICSLNQVQYGFGACNFHLLRLYEQMGFRRYKSNFTDPGYGLLSPIVMLADDVQHFKAVRSPLFRMARKKSNLNIASVEWFHEKYVKPGTIINSQLITEEELWSIICAHLPNSPTETFTLLKGLSEEEAKTFLHSCSSYIHCETGELITPQGDVSYSHNLLLSGKLKSLTLQRPAKEYARPGQHFGANGLTEHTKHTEDIIVTSPAEILVLSGMAFQRFFHSYPEIAHKIVYNTTRLARERLHSLRSKSSHL